From one Drosophila subpulchrella strain 33 F10 #4 breed RU33 chromosome 3L, RU_Dsub_v1.1 Primary Assembly, whole genome shotgun sequence genomic stretch:
- the LOC119553668 gene encoding uncharacterized protein LOC119553668 — MKSEALHKLLAFYPLLIVCAWSHPLNPTQQQPTNQQIPPVQQPVILVKHNISVNDAKNYHITIPKDPKEGEPCLTITWKTNPDGSGPGEPEIFMGRGYFGIIPQVAQRQQRQ; from the exons atgaaaTCAGAGGCGTTGCACAAGTTGCTGGCTTTCTATCCGCTGCTGATAGTCTGCGCGTGGAGCCACCCAT TGAACCCAACTCAACAACAACCAACCAATCAACAAATACCCCCAGTTCAACAACCCGTTATCTTAGTTAAACATAATATAAGTGTGAATGATGCCAAGAACTACCATATAACAATACCCAAGGATCCCAAGGAGGGGGAGCCTTGTCTGACGATCACTTGGAAGACCAATCCGGATGGCAGTGGACCCGGTGAACCGGAAATCTTTATGGGTCGTGGTTACTTCGGAATAATTCCACAAGTAGCACAAAGACAACAAAGGCAATAA
- the LOC119554752 gene encoding uncharacterized protein LOC119554752 — translation MAKSTLYAAGVTCLGFVCFALASVAIGIPIWGYYDSPSGGYDFDRGYFGPFKVCKQLTYNREKCGNDVSKFRLSNAVFVSGLLAIGSSAVLGIFCILSVIQHAMISSREKVVMPYTTLVIVKLMLALLGGVLAIIATVLFALQIDEQERFGFKISRGISFYIQIVAIVLTIALFVAALYDVIYSRSPGGDPTMALDASSPGSATTFNNPGFKEPRSRNGVSVTDASGKPYSGIRNGAGTAGSVASMSTTVTSVSNGSTLDSVTRSPLRSSLKKPRPRPDPTLGIQNPGYSGSGSSPPMRRNGSVKKVRIQTHSTEV, via the exons ATGGCAAAGTCGACACTTTATGCTGCTGGGGTGACCTGTCTGGGCTTTGTTTGCTTCGCCTTGGCATCCGTGGCCATTGGCATACCCATCTGGGGATACTACGATAGTCCATCGG GCGGCTATGACTTCGATCGAGGTTATTTCGGACCGTTTAAGGTCTGCAAGCAATTGACGTACAATCGCGAGAAATGCGGCAACGATGTATCAAAGTTTAGGTTAAGCA ATGCAGTTTTCGTCAGTGGACTTTTGGCCATTGGCAGCTCAGCTGTGCTGGGCATCTTCTGCATTTTGTCGGTCATTCAACACGCGATGATCTCATCCAGGGAGAAGGTGGTAATGCCCTACACAACTCTAGTGATAGTGAAGCTAATGTTGGCGTTGCTGGGAG GTGTACTGGCCATCATAGCGACGGTCTTGTTTGCTCTgcaaattgatgagcaggaGCGCTTTGGCTTCAAGATATCGCGGGGCATTTCCTTCTATATACAG ATCGTGGCGATTGTTTTAACCATCGCTCTGTTTGTGGCCGCCCTTTACGATGTGATTTATTCGCGCAGTCCCGGTGGAGATCCCACGATGGCGCTGGATGCCTCATCTCCTGGCAGTGCCACCACGTTCAATAATCCGGGCTTCAAGGAGCCGCGCAGTCGCAACGGCGTCTCGGTGACGGACGCCTCCGGAAAGCCGTACAGTGGAATCCGGAATGGAGCGGGAACGGCGGGCAGTGTGGCCTCCATGAGCACCACGGTGACCAGCGTCTCCAATGGGTCCACCCTCGACTCGGTGACTCGATCGCCACTGCGCTCGAGCCTGAAAAAACCGAGACCCCGGCCGGATCCAACGTTGGGCATTCAAAATCCCGGCTATTCCGGTTCCGGCAGTTCGCCACCGATGCGGCGAAACGGAAGTGTTAAGAAAGTCCGAATTCAGACGCACAGCACCGAGGTGTAA